In Candida albicans SC5314 chromosome 4, complete sequence, the genomic window tcCCCGAATAATCATTCAATATTGCCATCAATGTAAATGGCAAAATCGAGCAATTTGGTATTTACAAGAATTCTTACAAACTTTTGCATCATCTAGCACTCtggaaattaaaatttatgaTATTAGTattcaaccaatttttgatttcccAGGAGTCTTTCAAATCATATTACAAAAGGAATccacaaataataaaatggAGACGAAAATCATTTatagaagaaaatttaaaaatgaagagAAATATCATAATGAAAATCAAGGAGATTTCGTGTTTGATGGATTCCCTGAtagtaaatttttaaagaaattgattaaaatgGAATTGGGGCCCgaattatcaattggtcatcatttagaaaaatataGCGATGATAATAAGTTATACGATGGTAACAATAACGATAAGAATGATGATTGTAAAGATTGTAAACTAGAATCGTAAGTATAGGATCTATTACGAACAGACAAAACagaataaaattaaaaaagaaagactAAACAAAGAACTATATAATGTAAATATACATGTAAATACTATAAtgaagtaaaaaaaaaaaacaggaACTTCTCCTTAATTATTAAAGATTATTTGTgcaatatcaatatataCCCTTTTAGCCAGCAACAAAActtataatcaattgtaGGTTTGGGTCTTGGAAGGTGGGTTCTTAGAACTGATAGTTTACTGCTTCTGGTCCAATGTCATCCCATCCATTCTCAGCAACAACATAAGGCAAAGAACTACCTAAGGTACCAAAATATAATGCATTATTAGGAAGTCCCAATAATTGCTGATACTGTTTAACAACAAATGTTGGAGAAACGTTCTTTGCTGGTATTGTTGAAGGTGAATTTCCAGAAATACTCCCACTAGaagcagaagaagaagagcCAGTAGTACCATTGCCTACTCTATGACCTAATGATTTCTGTTCCAAActatgttgttgttgctgaagGTGGTGGTATCCAAAACTATGATGTAGATTAGTTGTAGGtgtattatcattaatgtTATTGTTACTGTCATAGTTATTAACAAGACTTCTTGATTTAATAGCAGCAGCACTTATTGCTGCAACTATGTGCGCATTGTGATTAGTTGatgaattcaattctttggTGATTTGTTTCCATTTATGCTTTTCACCAGCTAACAATAACTGACGTAATATCtgaatatcattattagtGAATTTGGCACTAATTCGAGGATTAAGAGGAGGATTTGTAGAAGCTCCTGTTCCCGAGactatttgattttgaaattgtggTAGTGAAGCTGACACAGTTGGTTGTGATTGTGGTGGAGGTGCCACAAGAggttgttgctgctgtgATTCGGGTGTACCATTGCTATGTGAAGTTATGGTACCtgctattgttgttgtaggTGAAGCATTAGGTTGTGGGAAAGGGTAGCCTGAAGTGGGAATACCACCAACATTAACATTACtatggtggtgatgattaTTGTTTGTCATGAATGGAAAGTGTTGATGGGGGGGATGTGAGTAGTAATGATGTGAATTTACTTCTGGTGCTTctgaaaatattgaattactGGCGGATATACTTGAAACTGAAGATTTACCTGAATCTGTATTTGTTGTAGGTGCAGCTGATGTTGATGTCGCTGCCgctattgtttttattggtCCTGTCGATCCAGCAGTACcgttattattattattattataaatgcTATGATGGATCAAACTAGGATTATAATAATTGCTTTTGCTGTGAGTCGCTGTGGTtgtagtagtggtagtggtggaTGTTGGGGTGtttgtatttgtatttgCAGCAGTAGCAGAAGTAGTAGAAGTAATGTTTTCTGACATtatgtaaaaaaaaaaacgactaaaataataaaagttaaactgaaaatgaaaatgaaaatgaaataaaataaagtaAAAATCGAAAATTTGGGAATTGGAGTGGTGAATTGAAGGGAAAGATGGAatgattaaatttgaaaatgtaaGAAGGTGAATTAATGCAAAATGAGGCAAAATGAAGCAGAATTCTCGGTGTTTTCCTTTTGTTCCTCTTCAAAGAAAACTACTATACTGTGGGTTTGTGTGGGATTATGTGTGTCTATGTAGTGACGAACAAACTAACCTCCTTATTAGTCTCGgcaattattatatttcaatGTAAATATGTGGAATCTTGATATTAGTATCAACCAATAAACTGATTTGATTCAAAGATAAAtctccttctttttttgaaaatgattattattattatttcaatctttaaaagaaaataaaagaaaggTTAGaggcaaaaaaatttttcatgaACACACAAGGGGGAAAGAGGTTTGggttatataaataaatgaaaaagttatGAGCCATTGATTGATTACTAGGAATGATTTACTAGTCATTTCTACTCATAGTTTATTTCCCAATTCTCCTTcaggtttttttttttggtggcTTTTTGTGCATATTTCCTTGCCACCTCTTCCAAGGCGTATAAATTAACTTACTATTTTTACTTCTAAATAATCAGTTGATAACCATTTCAGTTGGAATTTTAGCTACAAACCATCATATAGGAGAAATATACATTCAGGAAGGAGAATGGTTAACCGAGTATTTCCCTATACAGAGCGCAAGGCGCAAACACGTTAATAGTGTAACAAAACTGGGGCCtggaaaaataataattgtgtTTATGTGTAAAGTTTTTTTCTACTTTAGTTTTGTCATATTTCCGGCGTATTGCGGtgtgtatatatattacaCTGAAATGATCGCCTTTcatttttagttttctCTTTATTTGCTTACTAATTGTGGTGCTTCTATTAGTAGTAGATATATCGATTCATCTACTTTAGGGCGAGTATGTGTATATAAGAACTGGCATGATGGTGTGAACAACATGTTGGGTTATTTAATCTACTTCCTTTTTCGTGACCTATTACGAAATTTTTGTGTCGCGTGCTCTATGTTTTGGGATTgtgtatattttttatCTACCAACTGACCTTTTAAAGTGGCTTAAATATCAAGATGCCTCTCTCCACCATATTATTTAGTATTACGGCGAAGAACAAAAGCAAAGACCAAGAAATATTGTTACATGTACATTTTTGTTTACGTGTCAGGCGATTTGCTGAAAGTGTTGATTAAGGTCTTCTATGGTCCGTTTGATTAATAAACGAGCTGCTGCTACGGAGGTGATCAAAGAAGTTACACAGAACTTAGTGATAAAActtattttctttgttcTACATCttcttattgttgataaaagAAGCGAACTCTTATTGATTAAAGAAACTTTCCTTTGAGTGTGTCATTTTCTAGCATTTCCGTATTGTTATTCGAACTTCACACACTTTCACCAATAACACACAAACACGGGTATATATATTGTTAAAATGAGCGAATTTCTGACTGACTAATGGATAAAATAATACCCAGTATCACAAACTGTAGAACCCTCCACAAGTCAGAGCATTAGTCTCTTAATTAGCCATCGTTTTAATGAGACAACGTGGtcccctttttttattattaatcaaatgtAGACATCCACCTCCCACCTCAATTAACGAACAAAAGAGTACCATATGTAGTGGAAATGCAAAGCAATTAAAATGAACTAAAACATTAAGGCAAATGTTCAAGTGGATTCACTTAATTTCCTGTGAACTGTTAGTACTTCAATACAGAAACAAATGAAACAGCAATAAGTATACAAACCAAGAGAACAAGCGCAGAGAGTGGGGTTAGTTGTTTCacttattattaataaatttattatttgcttTCTTTGAACGTGAATAAATCTGTACACCATATGACgaaagaattattatcaagCACGGTTGCTAATATATTGCACTATAACCGACGTtgacaacaaaaaaaaaaatttatacGGATATATGACAGCTTATTGATGCATGCCTAGAACCGGGTACAATATGTTGATAACAAAATGCAAaagtgtgtgtgtatatTATTGTAGTTGTTGAACGTTGTAGATTTTGTGGGAACTTGAGTCTTTATAGGGTTTTTCGAAATGTTGTTACAAAGGAAGTCCGTCCATTTTCCATGTTGATTAAGATTTTCAAAGTGATATTTCTTAATTAGActaaaaaatacaaaatcgCCGTAAATACGGAGGGACTCTAAAACCATTCGACtagtaatgataatgaactGAGCACGTTGTTACTGAGGActaaattttattttattctcCAAATAGGGGCCAGCAAATTTTGCAGTATTTTTGTGTATTAGAGAAGTGTGATTCAACATGACTCAAAGTACTTTTGAACAATAGATATAAATAAGAAGGTTAATCcgaatgaaaaatatatatcaCTGCATGAGAACACCAAGATCTGACGGATGTATTAGTCCGACATAGATATGTGGTAGTGTTATTTTTCTAGAAATAGACGAGTAATCAAGTTTGATCAGTAGTACAAAACATAAAAGAGTGAAGAGTAATGTAAGATTGGGAGTCCCCCCACTCCAAATTATTAGTCGACTTCCTAAGCAGTGGAAAGAACTAGCACCCAGTAGGTGGTGGAAGTGGCAACGCTTATCAAATGTTATACGGATATTATCTACAGTAGACCAGTCAATCTCTGAATGGTTATACATTTAACCTATAATAGACGTTGCAATAATCATAGTATCATCTATTAATAACCTAAGGCTATTGATCTTCCATTACACCTTTACCAATATAATcagaaacaaatttaaatttatcattactaGAATGCaatgaattaatgaaaacatCAAAATTCTCTTTATTCTGATTAGCAGCATCTCCAAGTttatattgattcaatttagCATTTTTGATATCATTGAATTTATGAATACATATTGGACAAGtgaatttatcatcatcgttATGGTTAATAACAGCGTTATTATTTGGATTCAACATTGACGTTGACATTGATGTTGGAGTTGACAGTGTCAGTGATTCGGTTGAAGTGGCAATTAAATTAGTCGATAAACATTTCTGATGGAATGAATGTTTACATTTGAAGTGAATCACGGGGAaatccaatttcaaattacaTCCAGAACACTTATTATTCTGAATGACAAATGGTTTCGACAATTCAgataatttaaaagaatttttcGTTGATTCTTGTTCGTATTTCTCAATCAATTTAGtattattggaaatttctttagtttgttgttggaaataatcaataaaataatcTTTAACTAATCCTAAtgtaataaattcattatcagGGTTTTCTGTTAATATATCAACCAATTCAATGGGagttaataatttataaattttgatttgttcaAGTATTACTTGGATATCTTCATATTTAATCTGATCAAATATGGTTTTCgatgaaattataaatttgagCATTAGTTCATATAATTGAGGTTTGGTGTCACCGtatttttctaaaatttcaaaacatCCTTCCACATCTTGGTTCAATTGACAACTCATAAACAAATCTATTTCATTCCCACTTTTCTCTTGAGCAATCACTTCACCAGgtttgaaattataaatatgactcaacaataacaatgcTTGATTATCTAATAACTGGTTATAATCTCGTGTTAATGTTTCGGCTTTATCTAACCATTCCTTGTCGCCAGTAGATTTATTCAATGACAAGTATATCTCTAATAATGTTAATAGAGTTTCCCgtttatcaacaatattacCATCATATTTATTGAATGCTTCGAGACTCGCCTCAAGAAAAATCACAAATTCCTTAGGGTGGTTAGTAAAGCTGGCATAAATCAAGTTCGGTTTGGGTGGCAAATACGTCGGTTCtttgtttgataataatgttgGGTTCTCTTGACTAGTTTTACTTTCGGTATAGTTATCACTATTGTCAGTTTCCTCCAGTTGTAaagataaataatttaaaaatgcTCTATAATTAGATATATCAACTGACTTTTCTCTTTCCAGTGATTCCTTTTCGGGATTTTTCTGGGGTTGGTTCATGGTGGAAGTATTTCCATTGTTAGACACATCAAAAACATATTTGGCATTGGGTTTATTAGGTTGATATTTACCAGTAAACAcattaatcaataattcGGTAGTTTCAAGCGGGCATGAATCCAATAAGTTTGTTGAATGATCgattaaaatcaataacaaatcatcaatgGTTAATGTCTTCATATAGTTCAATGCCAATTTCGGTTTATGAAgatcattcaattgaatatcgACAATTAAATTGggttgatttaatttataaagTAATTTTAACACTTGATCATAAAATCCACATtctttaaataaattaataattaattcataattcaattcttgcaaattttcaattgataaatccAATTCATCGATAAATTCATTTAGATTGTCAATCTTCTTTAACTTACAATAGcaacataataataaagtaaTATGATCAATATTAGCAAGTGATTTTTCATATAATCGAATCAAAAACTTTGTTAAATTAGATATATTTGTAGCTTCTTTGAATTTAGTaattatattgataatgaattcatcgatatcttcttcttcttcaacttcagTTTGATTATCCTGGCGATTATTTCTCTGTTTCTGTTCTACTATCTTGCCACTCtttttaaacaattcaagGCATTTTATATACACATCTATTGCCTCGTCAAATTTATTCTGATCATATAAATAATCACCATGtaatatttgaattcttAATAATGTTTCATTAGGtaatttatattgttgGCCCAAATTGAATGCAACGGAAAACAATTCTCTTTGTagaacaatttcaatttgttggttgattgatttttcattgattttataCAATACTCCATCGGTAGTCAATAGCAAGAATGTTCCATTTGATAAACTAAATGCATGAGAAATTGAACTGTCAGAAATAAGTAGATTAAACGAAATATGGTTGTTGACTAAATCCAAAATAACTATTCTCGacattaatgatttatcaatGCCATGATCGGTTTCAGATACTCCCGctttatttctttcttcgGGACtaacaatcaataaatattgtttgcatttgataattcttgatttagcgagtttgaaattaattgtCAGTATTTTAGTGAAACAATCATAGAATTGTattgaatcatttaatccaacaattaaattttgatttgattcgTCAATATCAGtacaattcaaattggCTCCATATTTATTggataatatttttaaagGTTTTTCATGATTTCTCCCCGTTGTCGCTACCgttaacaatttttcagtGGTAGTTACATATAATACTTGTTCAGTTTCATTAAATTGTACTCCGGTTATTGGATCATTGTTACCactattataaattaatcTTTGTTTAGCCCCTCGATCTCGTAATAAATCCCCTCGCACAAGAATAACTTTACCATTAGTGTAACCAATGGCAAGACATGTTAAAtcataattgaatttaaaacaaCTGATTGGATATGAATTATCTCCGATTCCTGTTGTACCACTACTATGATCGTTGACTAACACTTGtgtttgaaattcaaatctatATTCTGATTGATCTAATTTGGAGTTTTTACTGCTGTCattgttttcattattggccaagtttaataattttgaaatatccCATAGTTTGATAATACTGGGCATTCCTTGCTTTTCTGCCAATGTgacaaacaaattatttgaattatgAATAGGTTCAATAAATGTGATTCTATAGTCGATATTATAAGCATCAAATGTCAATTGACAAGTCAAATCggataaattgattagtTTGATTGTGCAATGATTAATGGCGATAATTAAATAACTAGTGGTAGTGGCTGTAATACAACTCAATGTTGGGTCAGAGTACAATGCATGGGAAGAGTGATAGTTGGGATCTCGTATTGGTGtataatcaaacaattggaaCTGTCTCcatgatgataatgataatagaGGAGATGATATTGTCCTCGAAGGAGAATATGTAGGTGAAGACATTTTTTAGGTGGTGTAATGAATGTAATTGGCTGGAATTGGTAAGCGTCTGTGTACAAATGAAAACTAAGAGATGTGGCACtgaattgttgttattaacCTTTTCAGTTATATATGTTATGCAATATAATTAGAATATGCCAGTATTTGTGATTGATGACAAAATTGACTAAAGAATATGGGTTATGGAATTCTGTTTGCCAGTTGAAGTTGTTTTTCTCTCGGCTTgcatttatattttttatgGCGTTGAGATTTGTCCCACTTCTGAcgagaagaagaagaatcatAACTACACACCAAATACCCCACCATCATACATAGTTCGAATCACATGTATTGCCTAcataataattatcaatagtCCAGGTAATagtaacaacaaaataattaatcCTAACACCGAAAATGATAGGTTTTGTGAAGCTGATCGGAATACAAATTGTCGATTTTCTGGCAATACAACCCCAGTAAATCGACGATGATAATTATTACcagcattattattattgtcatcAGCAGTTGGGAACCGAATTCGAGAGTGTATTGTTTCTGTGAACTGTATAAATGAgtttaaaatattattgCCTTGGTCGTTTGGCTTAGtagatgttgttgatgatacGACACTGGTTTTAGGAACTGCCTTTGTGGTGTTGTACAGTGTGCTTTCCTGAGTTTGATTGTATTCTTTTGTCGTTTTGCTAATCTCCggtttattgttattactGCTACTGCTAGACATCAACTTGGAGGACTTTGTATCAGTTGAAGTTGGTGAATGTAATTTGGTTTCTTGTGGTTTTTTGCTCAAAAGTTTGCTCCTTATTATAGTGAAAATATCAGGAAATTTTGGTTTATCTAACTTTTCTGTGATTGTGACAGGTTCAGAAGTGGTATCAGTTGTCATGGTTATGGTCTTTGTTGGCATCGACAAAGATACTGGTTGTTTATCAGAACTACTATCTTGATAGTTGTCATAGATCGAGGAGCTTGAATTAGGGATTACTATATTTGTAATACCAGAAGCAATGCCCGATGATGTGCTTCCAATTCTAGTGATATGGATTGATTTTGACATAGCAGAAGATATTTGTGTTGACACTTTCATAGTCTTCTTAGCTTTAATACGAGGTCTTTTTTTAGTTCGACTTGGTCGTGGTGGTCTTTCAACGGTGAATTCACTATGATGATTAGAATAACGAGGAGGCACGGATCCAGTTCCTGGTGCTAGTGATAGTGTGTTAACATCTGGTAGATTAGTTTGATTCATTGGTAGTATTGAATACAAATTCAGTGTGGAATCCAGACTGGATAAATCAATAGGGAAGGTAATGTCATCAATATCTTGTACATTTGTTggtatttcaaaattcCCAGTCCTATTGGTAAACTGTTTGTGGGGGTTTTGCATTGTTGCAGATGGGTCATAATGATGTGTTGGCTTAAGAGAATAAGGATCATCATTTGTTGGAAGCCTCATCTTTTCTGGAATTGGATTTTGTTGTGTATTTTCCTTTCCATCACCAGAATCATATTCTTCTGTCGGATTTGCATCAACTTCCTTTAAAACACCACTAGATTTATAATAGCCATGGAGTCTACTTTTAGTTGCTATGGGTAATGGGTAACCAATAATCAAGTGGCCActttgatgttgttgaattggCGTTACTATTGCTGCCAAATCGTGTCTAGCTAGTACTTTTGTGATAGTTAATGTGATCACTTCAACTGTGGTGATCTCATTTGTTTCGACATCTTTTGATTTGAGAAGCTTAGGTCTTCTTTTATGTGATTTTCTAGATTTATGCTTCAACTTGgatgatttggatttggatttggatttgagggttttctttcttgaaCTTCCAATTAATCTTCTGTTGTTCAGTTTTGGCAGTCTGACTAATAGATTATTCTTCGTCGATGCTAGCTCAGCTCTATCGtcattgttgtttattACCACTTCTGGATAACGTAAAAAATGATTATAGAACTTCAGTCtatttttataataatagtgTTGATGTTCCTGTTCCAACtggttttcattttcattttcattttcattctcATTTTCGCTACTACTAGTATCATAATTTAACACTctatcattttcattttgagTATCGCTCTCGTTAGCTTGATTGTTTTCCATATTTTCAACTTCATCACCATTGTCGTCACTATCATTGCCCTCGTCACTTTCATCAGAAAAATCACTGGAAGAATTCATTAGTGCTATTTGCTCATCATTGGAAGAGACATCTTCAGAATTGGATGAGCTATCGTCGATATCTGTATCGGAATTATCCAATTGAACAAACGTGGAATTAGTATCGTTTAACAACTTTATATAGTCGATATTGTTTGTGCCGTTAACTccagaaattgttgatatggGATCATAACCAAGTGTTGTCAATTCTGTGGAGACTGAAGATGTCAcaagaacaattgaatcattcATGGATTGTAAGtaggttgttgttggatgTAAGAAAGTATTACTTGAGAGCAACAATAACGAAGTAATGTAATTCATAGTGAAAGGGGTTGTATTGCAACGGTTGAATATAAAAGTTCCTCAAAAGGAATAAAATTTGGATTTCAGAGCGGTTGCAAAAATaagagaaaaattgattacaaatgaaacaaaatgaaaaatatcgGAACACAATTTATCAAACCACGCTTTGTTTGTATGTCTACAAGAGTATCCACCTAAATACAACTATATTCCTGTTTTCATCCAGTAAATGGATTAGCTGATTGGCTAAGTTGGTTGTTTATGTATATT contains:
- the VPS11 gene encoding tethering complex subunit (Protein involved in protein trafficking; putative role in vesicle-target membrane fusion; mutant lacks vacuole; role in hyphal growth, possibly via vacuole expansion into hypha; role in killing of and survival within macrophage); this translates as MSSPTYSPSRTISSPLLSLSSWRQFQLFDYTPIRDPNYHSSHALYSDPTLSCITATTTSYLIIAINHCTIKLINLSDLTCQLTFDAYNIDYRITFIEPIHNSNNLFVTLAEKQGMPSIIKLWDISKLLNLANNENNDSSKNSKLDQSEYRFEFQTQVLVNDHSSGTTGIGDNSYPISCFKFNYDLTCLAIGYTNGKVILVRGDLLRDRGAKQRLIYNSGNNDPITGVQFNETEQVLYVTTTEKLLTVATTGRNHEKPLKILSNKYGANLNCTDIDESNQNLIVGLNDSIQFYDCFTKISTINFKLAKSRIIKCKQYLLIVSPEERNKAGVSETDHGIDKSLMSRIVILDLVNNHISFNLLISDSSISHAFSLSNGTFLLLTTDGVLYKINEKSINQQIEIVLQRELFSVAFNLGQQYKLPNETLLRIQILHGDYLYDQNKFDEAIDVYIKCLELFKKSGKIVEQKQRNNRQDNQTEVEEEEDIDEFIINIITKFKEATNISNLTKFLIRLYEKSLANIDHITLLLCCYCKLKKIDNLNEFIDELDLSIENLQELNYELIINLFKECGFYDQVLKLLYKLNQPNLIVDIQLNDLHKPKLALNYMKTLTIDDLLLILIDHSTNLLDSCPLETTELLINVFTGKYQPNKPNAKYVFDVSNNGNTSTMNQPQKNPEKESSEREKSVDISNYRAFLNYLSLQSEETDNSDNYTESKTSQENPTLLSNKEPTYLPPKPNLIYASFTNHPKEFVIFLEASLEAFNKYDGNIVDKRETLLTLLEIYLSLNKSTGDKEWLDKAETLTRDYNQLLDNQALLLLSHIYNFKPGEVIAQEKSGNEIDLFMSCQLNQDVEGCFEILEKYGDTKPQLYELMLKFIISSKTIFDQIKYEDIQVILEQIKIYKLLTPIELVDILTENPDNEFITLGLVKDYFIDYFQQQTKEISNNTKLIEKYEQESTKNSFKLSELSKPFVIQNNKCSGCNLKLDFPVIHFKCKHSFHQKCLSTNLIATSTESSTSSTPTSMSTSMLNPNNNAVINHNDDDKFTCPICIHKFNDIKNAKLNQYKLGDAANQNKENFDVFINSLHSSNDKFKFVSDYIGKGVMEDQ
- the PGA49 gene encoding Pga49p (Putative GPI-anchored protein), coding for MNYITSLLLLSSNTFLHPTTTYLQSMNDSIVLVTSSVSTELTTLGYDPISTISGVNGTNNIDYIKLLNDTNSTFVQLDNSDTDIDDSSSNSEDVSSNDEQIALMNSSSDFSDESDEGNDSDDNGDEVENMENNQANESDTQNENDRVLNYDTSSSENENENENENENQLEQEHQHYYYKNRSKFYNHFLRYPEVVINNNDDRAELASTKNNLLVRSPKSNNRRLIGSSRKKTLKSKSKSKSSKLKHKSRKSHKRRPKLLKSKDVETNEITTVEVITLTITKVLARHDLAAIVTPIQQHQSGHLIIGYPLPIATKSRLHGYYKSSGVLKEVDANPTEEYDSGDGKENTQQNPIPEKMRLPTNDDPYSLKPTHHYDPSATMQNPHKQFTNRTGNFEIPTNVQDIDDITFPIDLSSSDSTSNLYSILPMNQTNLPDVNTLSLAPGTGSVPPRYSNHHSEFTVERPPRPSRTKKRPRIKAKKTMKVSTQISSAMSKSIHITRIGSTSSGIASGITNIVIPNSSSSIYDNYQDSSSDKQPVSLSMPTKTITMTTDTTSEPVTITEKLDKPKFPDIFTIIRSKLLSKKPQETKLHSPTSTDTKSSKLMSSSSSNNNKPEISKTTKEYNQTQESTSYNTTKAVPKTSVVSSTTSTKPNDQGNNILNSFIQFTETIHSRIRFPTADDNNNNAGNNYHRRFTGVVLPENRQFVFRSASQNLSFSVLGLIILLLLLPGLLIIIM
- a CDS encoding uncharacterized protein (Protein of unknown function; Rgt1, Hap43-repressed; flow model biofilm induced; Spider biofilm induced); the encoded protein is MSENITSTTSATAANTNTNTPTSTTTTTTTTATHSKSNYYNPSLIHHSIYNNNNNNGTAGSTGPIKTIAAATSTSAAPTTNTDSGKSSVSSISASNSIFSEAPEVNSHHYYSHPPHQHFPFMTNNNHHHHSNVNVGGIPTSGYPFPQPNASPTTTIAGTITSHSNGTPESQQQQPLVAPPPQSQPTVSASLPQFQNQIVSGTGASTNPPLNPRISAKFTNNDIQILRQLLLAGEKHKWKQITKELNSSTNHNAHIVAAISAAAIKSRSLVNNYDSNNNINDNTPTTNLHHSFGYHHLQQQQHSLEQKSLGHRVGNGTTGSSSSASSGSISGNSPSTIPAKNVSPTFVVKQYQQLLGLPNNALYFGTLGSSLPYVVAENGWDDIGPEAVNYQF
- a CDS encoding uncharacterized protein (Protein with a selenoprotein domain and a thioredoxin-like fold domain; similar to S. cerevisiae Vhs3p, which is a putative phosphopantothenoylcysteine decarboxylase), giving the protein MSDPTQSSTPSSSINLNINKYPRIIIQYCHQCKWQNRAIWYLQEFLQTFASSSTSEIKIYDISIQPIFDFPGVFQIILQKESTNNKMETKIIYRRKFKNEEKYHNENQGDFVFDGFPDSKFLKKLIKMELGPELSIGHHLEKYSDDNKLYDGNNNDKNDDCKDCKLES